A single genomic interval of Thermus antranikianii DSM 12462 harbors:
- a CDS encoding type II toxin-antitoxin system VapC family toxin has protein sequence MRAVLDASALLALLLDEPGAQRVEEALAEGAAISAVNLAEALSKLAERGGDPKEVRDRLEREGVLGQVLVVFPFTEEDALWVARLRPLTRSLGLSLGDRACLALAQRLNLPALTADASWGALSLGVAVEVVR, from the coding sequence GTGAGGGCGGTGCTGGACGCCTCGGCCTTGTTGGCCCTGCTTTTGGATGAACCTGGAGCCCAGCGGGTGGAGGAGGCCCTAGCCGAAGGAGCGGCGATAAGCGCTGTCAACCTGGCGGAGGCGCTTTCCAAACTTGCCGAACGGGGAGGGGATCCCAAGGAAGTTCGGGATCGGCTGGAGCGGGAAGGGGTTCTGGGCCAGGTCCTGGTGGTCTTCCCTTTTACCGAGGAGGATGCCCTTTGGGTGGCCCGCCTCCGCCCTCTCACCCGCTCCTTGGGGCTTTCCCTGGGGGATAGGGCCTGCTTGGCCTTGGCCCAGCGCCTGAACCTGCCGGCCCTTACCGCCGATGCTTCCTGGGGTGCCCTTTCCCTGGGGGTGGCCGTGGAGGTGGTGCGCTAG
- a CDS encoding glutaredoxin family protein, whose protein sequence is MVRLYGIPGCGPCEIVKMFLAQKGVPFEFVNARQDPEAARKIRALAGSPTAGVVLEWNGKVEAIRGVSLATLNAWLARYQAEQAPASS, encoded by the coding sequence ATGGTGCGGCTTTACGGCATCCCCGGCTGCGGTCCTTGCGAGATCGTGAAGATGTTCCTGGCGCAAAAGGGCGTGCCCTTTGAGTTCGTCAACGCCCGGCAGGACCCGGAAGCGGCCAGGAAGATCCGTGCGCTGGCGGGAAGCCCCACCGCCGGGGTGGTCCTGGAGTGGAACGGCAAGGTGGAGGCCATCCGCGGGGTTTCCCTGGCCACCCTCAACGCCTGGCTGGCCAGGTACCAGGCCGAGCAAGCCCCGGCCTCCAGTTGA
- a CDS encoding CdaR family protein, translating into MRDWGSFLIALLAAFAVWYSLKERAPVVERAVSVPLQVVGLGGERTAEGVPKEVMLRLRGPAPLVEGARLPVSAYLDLSGAEGAFSREVRVAVPQGVEVLEIRPARVEGRVEGLLTRTLPVEVLSRGAWVETRPAFVEAKGPRSRVEEAVVALGLDLGGDTVALTAFGPQGPLPGVELLPAQVQVVAREAPLFRKEVPLVLRPPAGLRVVDYAPRAVEVVGPKEALAGLTQVEARPEGGFRPGEVSGPFILDLPPGVRVLGEVLGRVRLALE; encoded by the coding sequence GTGCGTGACTGGGGGAGCTTCCTCATCGCCCTTTTGGCGGCTTTTGCCGTCTGGTACTCCTTAAAGGAAAGGGCCCCGGTGGTGGAGCGGGCGGTGAGCGTGCCCCTGCAGGTGGTGGGCCTTGGGGGGGAGCGCACCGCGGAGGGAGTGCCCAAGGAGGTCATGCTACGCCTGAGGGGGCCAGCTCCCCTGGTGGAGGGGGCCAGGCTTCCCGTGTCCGCCTACCTGGACCTTTCCGGGGCCGAGGGGGCCTTTTCCCGGGAGGTGCGGGTGGCCGTACCCCAGGGGGTGGAGGTTTTGGAGATCCGCCCTGCCCGGGTGGAGGGCCGGGTGGAGGGCCTCCTTACCCGCACCCTGCCGGTGGAGGTCCTTTCCCGAGGGGCGTGGGTGGAAACCAGGCCCGCCTTTGTGGAGGCTAAGGGGCCGAGAAGCCGGGTGGAGGAGGCGGTGGTGGCCTTGGGCCTGGACCTTGGAGGGGATACGGTGGCCCTTACCGCCTTTGGCCCCCAGGGGCCCCTGCCCGGGGTGGAGCTTCTTCCCGCCCAGGTGCAGGTGGTGGCGCGGGAGGCCCCCCTTTTCCGCAAGGAGGTCCCCTTGGTCCTGAGGCCCCCGGCGGGCTTAAGGGTGGTGGACTACGCTCCCAGGGCTGTGGAGGTGGTGGGACCCAAGGAGGCTTTGGCGGGCTTGACCCAGGTGGAGGCGAGGCCGGAAGGAGGCTTCCGCCCGGGAGAGGTTTCGGGCCCTTTTATCCTTGATCTACCTCCCGGGGTGAGGGTCTTAGGGGAGGTTTTGGGTAGGGTGCGGCTTGCGCTAGAATAG
- the cdaA gene encoding diadenylate cyclase CdaA encodes MPLTWRDVLDILLVGILFYYLWRLMAGTRALNLVRGVLVYLVVWFLASLLGLSTLSWLLGNAATLGAFALIVVFQPELRGLLERIGRPQGPRAPSLALEELLLGLARLSERRYGAILALERRTPLGEYAATGEILEARLSARLLQTVFYPGTPLHDGGAILRGDRLFAAGCVFPLSEARMGLGTRHRAALGLSEVSDALVIVVSEETGAIRLAEGGRLSPPMSLEALREKLKEVLRA; translated from the coding sequence ATGCCCCTCACCTGGCGCGACGTCCTGGATATCCTTCTCGTCGGCATCCTCTTTTATTACCTCTGGCGCCTCATGGCGGGAACCCGGGCCCTGAACCTGGTGCGGGGGGTCTTGGTCTACCTGGTGGTCTGGTTTCTGGCCAGCCTCCTCGGGCTTTCCACCCTTTCCTGGCTTTTGGGGAACGCCGCCACCCTAGGGGCCTTTGCCCTGATCGTGGTCTTCCAGCCGGAACTCAGAGGGCTTTTGGAGCGCATCGGCCGACCTCAGGGGCCGAGGGCTCCTTCCTTGGCCCTGGAGGAGCTCCTCTTGGGCCTGGCCCGGCTTTCCGAGAGGCGCTACGGGGCCATCCTGGCCCTGGAACGGCGCACCCCCCTGGGAGAGTATGCGGCCACGGGGGAGATCCTCGAGGCTAGGCTCTCCGCCCGGCTACTCCAGACGGTGTTCTACCCCGGCACGCCCTTGCACGACGGCGGGGCCATCCTGAGGGGGGATCGGCTTTTCGCCGCGGGGTGCGTCTTTCCCCTTTCCGAGGCCCGCATGGGCCTGGGTACCCGGCACCGGGCGGCCTTGGGGCTTTCCGAGGTTTCCGATGCCCTGGTGATCGTGGTGAGTGAGGAAACAGGGGCCATAAGGCTGGCGGAGGGGGGAAGGCTTTCCCCACCCATGAGCCTCGAGGCCCTGCGGGAGAAGCTCAAGGAGGTGCTCCGTGCGTGA
- a CDS encoding PIN domain-containing protein encodes MRLFLDANVLFAAAWQEGRARSLFLLAQRAGVHLLTSSHALEEARRNLSLKRPETLKVLEELSLRVERVPEAPIRLVRQALREGLPPKDAPILAAAWAAKADLLVTGDRKHFGSLMGRKIRGVWVLSLKEAWTLLLENVEQQSSPSP; translated from the coding sequence ATGCGCCTCTTCTTAGATGCCAATGTCCTCTTCGCCGCAGCCTGGCAGGAGGGAAGGGCCAGAAGCCTCTTCCTCCTGGCGCAAAGGGCAGGAGTCCATCTTCTAACCTCCTCACACGCCCTGGAGGAGGCCCGAAGAAACCTAAGCCTAAAGCGGCCGGAAACCCTCAAGGTCCTTGAGGAACTATCCCTCAGGGTAGAACGGGTTCCCGAGGCGCCCATCCGCCTGGTACGCCAGGCCCTGAGGGAAGGGTTGCCCCCGAAGGACGCTCCCATTCTGGCGGCCGCCTGGGCAGCCAAGGCGGACCTTCTCGTCACCGGCGACCGCAAGCATTTCGGTTCCCTCATGGGGCGGAAGATACGGGGGGTATGGGTCCTGTCCCTGAAGGAAGCCTGGACTCTTCTTCTGGAAAACGTGGAACAACAAAGCTCCCCTTCACCCTAA
- a CDS encoding DUF4127 family protein — MRGLGLWGLFLWGLGLAQASILYLPLDDRPPNWGPCAWERVACPPREVYRGPEGADLAALGAWLLASPGEKLVASLDALAYGGLLQSRHLALPAEDALARLAPLLAWRVRYGGELLLFGVVPRWDATQRQRNRAVLEALASWPGLPGVYLEAVWDDALRNSPAPREAKALPYPSRPGADEAGQVLLLRAFRPGLKVAVVYEEEALAERITPYEGIPLRDTVRGVLQSALAMEVSLEGRPDLVLYVYGGGNPRRAVRHLLGLMSRFPVALADLSRVNRGDPGLMAYLLGLGLYPRLASYASWGTPANNLGSALAQGGLFLKDPEARLRRLAEAYFAHWWGEVGRPWARTRFPEPLPPEARGVAALWPYLELEGYRVDLEGLRFPWDRSFEAEARLGLTALALEFGGRARPTW; from the coding sequence GTGCGGGGCCTGGGGCTTTGGGGGCTTTTTCTTTGGGGTTTGGGCCTGGCCCAGGCTTCCATCCTTTACCTTCCCCTGGACGACCGTCCTCCCAACTGGGGCCCGTGCGCCTGGGAGCGGGTGGCCTGCCCTCCCCGGGAGGTCTACCGGGGGCCTGAGGGGGCCGATCTTGCCGCCTTAGGGGCCTGGCTTTTGGCGAGCCCGGGGGAAAAGCTGGTGGCCAGCCTGGACGCCCTGGCCTACGGCGGGCTTCTCCAAAGCCGCCACCTGGCCCTGCCGGCGGAGGATGCCCTGGCTCGGCTTGCACCCCTGCTGGCCTGGAGGGTTCGTTACGGAGGGGAGCTTCTCCTTTTCGGGGTGGTGCCCCGTTGGGACGCCACCCAGCGGCAGAGAAACCGGGCGGTCCTCGAGGCCTTGGCCTCCTGGCCGGGGCTTCCCGGGGTTTATCTGGAGGCGGTTTGGGACGATGCCCTGCGCAACTCCCCCGCCCCCAGAGAGGCTAAGGCCCTTCCCTACCCTAGCCGGCCCGGGGCGGACGAGGCAGGGCAGGTGCTTCTCCTAAGGGCCTTTAGACCAGGTCTAAAGGTCGCCGTGGTCTACGAGGAGGAGGCCCTGGCGGAGCGCATCACCCCTTATGAGGGGATTCCCTTGCGGGACACGGTGAGGGGGGTGTTGCAAAGCGCCCTGGCTATGGAGGTTTCCCTGGAAGGGAGGCCGGACCTGGTCCTTTACGTCTACGGGGGTGGGAATCCCAGGAGGGCTGTCCGCCACCTCCTTGGCCTCATGTCCCGCTTCCCCGTGGCCCTGGCGGATCTTTCCCGGGTGAACCGGGGGGATCCTGGGCTCATGGCTTACCTGCTGGGCCTCGGGCTTTACCCCCGCCTTGCCTCCTACGCCTCCTGGGGTACCCCGGCCAACAACCTGGGAAGCGCCCTGGCCCAGGGAGGGCTTTTCCTGAAGGACCCGGAGGCGCGGCTTAGGCGCCTGGCCGAGGCCTACTTCGCCCACTGGTGGGGGGAGGTGGGCCGCCCTTGGGCAAGGACCCGTTTCCCCGAGCCCCTGCCCCCGGAGGCCCGGGGGGTGGCGGCTCTTTGGCCGTACCTGGAGCTGGAGGGGTACCGGGTGGACCTCGAGGGCCTGCGCTTCCCCTGGGATCGATCCTTTGAGGCCGAGGCCCGCTTGGGTTTGACCGCCCTTGCCCTTGAGTTTGGGGGTAGGGCCCGGCCCACGTGGTAG
- a CDS encoding AbrB/MazE/SpoVT family DNA-binding domain-containing protein, with product MELAKLSRKGQVSIPKRLLKALGLEGEAYLLVELSPEGAIVLRPAGVYPVEIYSQARIQEFLEEDQLTQEERERLAKALGER from the coding sequence ATGGAGCTCGCCAAGCTCAGCCGCAAGGGACAGGTTTCCATTCCCAAGCGCCTCCTCAAGGCCTTGGGCCTCGAGGGGGAAGCCTACCTCCTGGTGGAGCTTTCCCCTGAGGGAGCCATCGTGCTTCGGCCCGCCGGGGTTTATCCCGTGGAGATCTATTCCCAGGCCCGCATCCAAGAGTTTCTGGAGGAGGACCAGCTTACTCAGGAGGAAAGGGAACGCTTGGCCAAGGCCTTGGGCGAGCGCTGA
- the trxB gene encoding thioredoxin-disulfide reductase, whose amino-acid sequence MEFTLTGLAGSGEKEERYDVVIIGGGPAGLTAGIYAGRAQLKTVILEKGLPGGQIAQTDEVENYPGFPEGISGPELASRMVQQAEKFGARIVMDEVLGLEVQDGGFLVRGFERSYFGRAVIIATGANPRKLGVPGEERFYGRGVSTCATCDGFFYRDKEVVVVGGGDAAVEEGLFLTKFARKVTLVHRRDELRANKVAQARAFQNPKMHFLFSHIVTEVLGEDQVTGVRLKNLKTGEEYVYPTDGVFVFIGHEPNTAFLKGVVELRPDGYVAVRDEVFTSVPGIFAAGDVADPIYRQLTTSVGAGTRAAMMAERYLAEAHEKVS is encoded by the coding sequence ATGGAGTTCACCCTCACGGGGCTTGCGGGAAGCGGCGAAAAGGAGGAGCGTTACGACGTGGTCATCATCGGCGGCGGGCCTGCGGGCCTCACCGCGGGGATTTACGCCGGACGGGCCCAGCTCAAGACCGTCATCCTGGAAAAGGGTCTTCCCGGTGGGCAGATCGCCCAGACCGACGAGGTGGAGAACTACCCCGGTTTCCCCGAGGGCATTTCCGGGCCGGAGCTGGCCAGCCGAATGGTCCAGCAGGCGGAGAAGTTCGGGGCCAGGATCGTCATGGACGAGGTGCTGGGCCTCGAGGTCCAGGACGGGGGTTTTCTGGTGCGGGGGTTTGAGCGCTCCTACTTCGGGCGCGCGGTCATCATCGCCACCGGGGCCAATCCCAGGAAGCTCGGGGTGCCCGGGGAGGAGAGGTTCTATGGCCGGGGGGTATCCACCTGCGCCACCTGCGACGGCTTCTTCTACCGCGACAAGGAGGTGGTGGTGGTGGGGGGTGGGGATGCGGCGGTGGAGGAAGGGCTTTTCCTCACCAAGTTCGCCCGCAAGGTAACCCTTGTCCACCGCCGGGACGAGCTGAGGGCCAACAAGGTGGCCCAGGCTCGGGCCTTCCAGAACCCCAAGATGCACTTCCTCTTCTCCCATATCGTCACCGAGGTCCTGGGGGAGGATCAGGTAACGGGGGTGCGCCTTAAGAACCTGAAGACGGGGGAGGAATACGTCTACCCCACGGATGGAGTCTTCGTCTTCATCGGCCACGAGCCCAACACCGCCTTCCTCAAGGGGGTGGTGGAGCTGAGGCCCGACGGCTACGTGGCGGTGCGGGATGAGGTCTTCACCTCGGTGCCTGGCATCTTCGCCGCCGGGGATGTGGCGGACCCCATCTACCGCCAGCTCACCACCAGCGTGGGGGCGGGCACCCGGGCGGCCATGATGGCGGAGCGCTACCTGGCGGAGGCCCATGAGAAGGTGAGTTAG
- a CDS encoding phosphopentomutase, whose amino-acid sequence MKVTAIVLDSVGLGYLPDAPLFGDEGADTLDHTVLKTGVELPHLAALGLGWVPGVHTLPRLEPQGAFGRMLEVNPGKDTTTGHWEFVGVYLEKPFRTYPEGFPEELLRAWAEAIGVKGWLLNRPYSGTEAIRDFGEDHLKTGFPIVYTSADSVFQVAAHLEVVPLEELYRFCQVAREMLVGEHQVARVIARPFAGEPGNFYRREDLRKDFALEPPRNVLDLLKEGGLEVVGVGKIPDIYAHRGFTREVKTKDNADGLEKTLALMQEPFSGLLFTNLVDFDAKYGHRRNPEGYARALKEVDDFLPRLMEALGPEDHLFLVSDHGNDPTFFGTDHTREYGMLLWVGPGVKGDLGTRESFADLGATWARLFGLTWEGPGKSLV is encoded by the coding sequence ATGAAGGTCACGGCCATCGTCCTGGACTCGGTGGGCCTGGGGTATCTGCCGGATGCCCCCTTGTTCGGGGACGAGGGGGCGGACACCCTGGACCACACGGTGCTGAAGACCGGGGTGGAGCTTCCCCACCTGGCCGCCTTGGGCCTGGGGTGGGTTCCCGGGGTCCACACCCTTCCCCGGCTTGAGCCCCAAGGGGCCTTTGGCCGCATGCTTGAGGTGAACCCCGGCAAGGACACCACCACCGGGCACTGGGAGTTCGTGGGGGTGTACCTGGAAAAGCCCTTCCGCACCTACCCTGAGGGTTTCCCCGAGGAACTCCTTAGGGCCTGGGCCGAGGCCATCGGGGTGAAGGGATGGCTTTTGAACCGGCCCTATTCGGGCACCGAGGCCATACGGGACTTTGGCGAGGACCACCTGAAGACGGGTTTCCCCATCGTCTATACCTCTGCGGATAGCGTCTTCCAGGTGGCGGCTCACCTGGAGGTGGTGCCCTTGGAGGAGCTTTACCGCTTTTGCCAGGTGGCCCGGGAGATGCTGGTGGGCGAGCACCAGGTGGCCCGGGTCATCGCCCGGCCCTTCGCTGGGGAACCCGGGAACTTCTACCGGCGGGAGGATTTGCGGAAGGACTTCGCCTTAGAGCCTCCCAGGAACGTTCTGGACCTTCTGAAGGAGGGGGGCCTCGAGGTGGTGGGGGTGGGGAAGATCCCGGACATCTACGCCCACAGGGGCTTCACCCGGGAGGTGAAGACCAAGGACAATGCCGACGGCCTGGAGAAGACCCTGGCCCTCATGCAAGAGCCTTTTTCCGGCCTCCTTTTCACCAACCTGGTGGACTTTGACGCCAAGTACGGGCACCGGAGGAACCCGGAGGGGTACGCCCGGGCCCTTAAGGAGGTGGACGATTTCCTTCCCAGGCTTATGGAGGCCCTGGGCCCGGAGGACCATCTCTTTCTGGTCTCCGATCATGGCAACGACCCCACCTTCTTCGGCACCGACCACACCCGGGAGTACGGGATGCTCCTCTGGGTGGGCCCGGGGGTGAAGGGGGACCTGGGTACCCGGGAGAGCTTTGCGGATCTGGGGGCCACCTGGGCCAGGCTCTTTGGCCTCACCTGGGAGGGCCCTGGGAAGAGCTTGGTGTAG
- a CDS encoding enoyl-ACP reductase FabI codes for MLTLDLSGKKALIMGVTNQRSLGYAIAEKLHQAGAELAFSYQGERLKEEVERLAAPLKALTFQADVTKDEELDRLFAGIKEAWGELDYLVHAIAFAPREAMEGRYLDTKRQDWLLALEVSAYSLVAVAQRAEPLLKEGGSLVTLTYYASEKVVPRYNVMAIAKAALEASVRYLAYELGPKGVRVNAISAGPVRTVAARSIPGFMKMYDRVAQVAPLKRNITQEEVGNLGLFLLSPLASGITGEVVYVDSGYHIMGMELE; via the coding sequence ATGCTCACCCTGGACCTTTCCGGCAAAAAAGCCCTCATCATGGGTGTCACCAACCAGCGGAGCCTGGGTTACGCCATCGCCGAGAAGCTCCACCAGGCAGGGGCGGAGCTGGCCTTCAGCTACCAGGGGGAAAGGCTCAAGGAGGAGGTGGAGAGGCTGGCCGCTCCCCTTAAGGCCCTCACCTTCCAGGCGGACGTCACCAAGGACGAAGAGCTGGACCGGCTTTTCGCCGGGATCAAGGAGGCCTGGGGGGAGCTGGACTACCTGGTCCACGCCATCGCCTTCGCACCCCGGGAGGCCATGGAGGGGCGGTACCTGGACACGAAACGCCAGGACTGGCTTCTGGCCCTCGAGGTCTCCGCCTACTCCCTGGTGGCCGTGGCCCAGCGGGCAGAACCCCTCCTAAAAGAAGGGGGAAGCCTCGTCACCCTCACCTACTACGCCAGCGAGAAGGTGGTGCCAAGGTACAACGTGATGGCCATCGCCAAGGCGGCCCTCGAGGCCAGCGTCCGCTATCTGGCCTACGAACTTGGCCCCAAGGGGGTGCGGGTGAACGCCATCTCCGCAGGGCCCGTGCGCACCGTGGCCGCAAGGAGCATCCCGGGCTTCATGAAGATGTACGACCGGGTGGCCCAGGTGGCCCCCCTAAAGCGCAACATCACCCAGGAGGAGGTGGGGAACCTGGGGCTTTTCCTCCTCTCACCCCTTGCCAGCGGCATCACCGGGGAAGTGGTCTACGTGGACTCCGGGTACCACATCATGGGGATGGAGCTGGAATGA
- a CDS encoding AbrB/MazE/SpoVT family DNA-binding domain-containing protein produces MAEVAEKTHYVVQVGSKGRVVLPAEVREALGLREGDRLLLRWREEGTLELVSFREVAHRARGLLKGLAPGVSLVDELIRDRREEARKEDLE; encoded by the coding sequence ATGGCGGAAGTGGCGGAAAAAACCCACTATGTGGTACAGGTGGGCTCTAAAGGCCGGGTGGTACTCCCGGCGGAGGTTCGGGAGGCCTTGGGGCTTAGGGAGGGGGATCGCCTCCTCTTGCGCTGGCGGGAGGAGGGCACCCTCGAGCTGGTGAGCTTCCGCGAGGTGGCCCATCGGGCCAGGGGCCTTCTTAAAGGCCTGGCGCCAGGGGTGAGCCTGGTGGACGAACTCATCCGGGACCGGCGGGAGGAGGCCCGGAAGGAGGACCTGGAGTGA
- the def gene encoding peptide deformylase encodes MIYPIRLYGDPVLRKRARPVQDFRGLKKLAEDMLETMFEARGVGLAAPQIGLSQRFFVAVEYADEPEGEERPLRDLVRRIYVVANPVITHREGEVEGLEGCLSLPGLYAEEVPRAERIRVEYQDEEGRPRALELEGYMARVFQHEIDHLDGILFFERLPKAKREAFLEENRAELARMQKEARALLKELSQG; translated from the coding sequence ATGATTTACCCCATACGCCTTTACGGGGACCCGGTGCTCCGCAAGCGGGCGCGGCCTGTCCAGGACTTTAGGGGCCTCAAGAAGCTTGCCGAGGACATGCTGGAGACCATGTTTGAGGCCCGGGGAGTGGGCCTGGCCGCACCCCAGATTGGGCTTTCCCAGCGCTTCTTTGTGGCGGTGGAGTACGCCGATGAGCCCGAGGGGGAGGAGAGGCCCCTCCGCGACCTGGTGCGCCGGATTTACGTGGTGGCCAACCCGGTGATCACCCACCGGGAGGGGGAGGTGGAGGGGCTGGAAGGGTGCCTCTCCCTCCCTGGCCTTTACGCTGAGGAGGTACCCCGGGCGGAGCGGATCCGGGTGGAATACCAGGACGAGGAGGGAAGGCCCCGCGCCCTGGAGCTGGAGGGGTATATGGCCAGGGTCTTCCAGCACGAGATTGACCACCTGGACGGTATCCTCTTCTTCGAACGCCTGCCCAAGGCCAAGCGGGAAGCCTTCCTGGAGGAAAACCGGGCGGAGCTGGCCCGGATGCAGAAGGAGGCCAGGGCGCTTTTGAAGGAGCTTTCCCAGGGATGA
- the zapE gene encoding cell division protein ZapE, translating to MRLVDRHPEVDLERLLQSFVPPPRYQSATFATYRPDPRYPSQTLAKERLRRWIKDRPRGFLRPRLPGPQGIYLDGGFGVGKTHLLVAAYWEAPGPKAFLTFEELTYTLGLMGLREGARRFATLRYLFLDEFELDDPGNAQMITHFLALTMDRGLRVATTSNTPPGALGEGRFNAEQFKHQIQSLARRFAVERIEGEDFRHRDPDRFPEPLSDCRLLALYREDPRRKTLDAFPELLAHLRALHPIRYRYLLDGVEAVYLKGLEAIPDQNDALRFVHFVDQVYNLGVDLRASGVPLKEVFPETYRHGAFAKKYGRALSRLAELLG from the coding sequence ATGCGCCTGGTGGACCGCCACCCCGAGGTGGATTTGGAAAGACTCCTGCAAAGCTTTGTGCCCCCACCCCGCTACCAATCCGCCACCTTCGCCACCTATCGGCCCGATCCCCGCTATCCTTCCCAGACTCTGGCCAAGGAGCGCCTCCGACGATGGATCAAGGACCGCCCCCGGGGCTTCCTCCGGCCCCGGCTTCCCGGCCCCCAAGGGATCTACCTGGACGGGGGCTTTGGCGTGGGGAAAACCCACCTCCTGGTGGCTGCCTACTGGGAGGCTCCGGGCCCTAAGGCCTTCCTCACCTTTGAGGAGCTCACCTACACCCTGGGCCTCATGGGGCTAAGGGAAGGGGCCAGGCGCTTTGCCACCTTGCGCTACCTTTTCCTGGACGAGTTTGAGCTGGACGACCCCGGCAACGCCCAGATGATCACCCACTTCCTGGCCCTCACCATGGATAGGGGCCTGCGGGTGGCCACCACCTCCAACACCCCGCCCGGGGCCTTGGGGGAAGGGCGGTTTAACGCCGAGCAGTTCAAGCACCAGATCCAAAGCCTCGCCCGGCGCTTCGCCGTGGAGCGCATCGAGGGGGAGGATTTCCGCCACCGCGACCCGGACCGGTTTCCTGAGCCCCTCTCCGATTGCAGGCTCCTTGCCCTCTACCGGGAGGACCCCCGCCGGAAGACCCTGGACGCCTTTCCCGAGCTTCTTGCCCACCTGCGCGCCTTGCACCCCATCCGCTACCGCTACCTGCTGGATGGGGTGGAGGCCGTCTACCTTAAGGGCCTCGAGGCCATTCCCGACCAGAACGACGCCCTCCGCTTCGTGCACTTCGTGGACCAGGTGTACAACCTGGGGGTGGACCTCCGGGCCTCCGGGGTACCCCTCAAGGAGGTGTTTCCCGAGACCTACCGGCACGGGGCCTTTGCCAAGAAGTACGGCCGGGCCCTTTCCCGGTTGGCGGAGCTTTTGGGGTAG
- the fmt gene encoding methionyl-tRNA formyltransferase, protein MRVAFFGTPAWAVPVLDALNRRHQVVLVVTQPDKPKGRGLKPAPSPVAEYALAHGLPLLKPERLKGNREFLEAFKAVAPEVAVTAAYGKILPKEVLEVPPWGFLNLHPSLLPKYRGPAPVPWALIHGERETGVAIMKTEEGLDTGPLYALWRTEIGPEEDAVALSERLRDKGIELLLWVLENLPHLTPAPQEGEPSYAPLLTKEEGRIRFADSAQAIYNRHRGVQPWPGSYFFHGGRRVKVLKMRPEPGAGEPGVVLGVDREGVLVGTGEGAIRLLEVQPEGKRPMPAADWARGYGVGPGTRLE, encoded by the coding sequence ATGAGGGTGGCCTTCTTCGGCACGCCTGCCTGGGCGGTGCCGGTATTGGATGCCCTAAACCGCCGCCACCAGGTGGTCCTGGTGGTCACCCAGCCGGATAAGCCCAAGGGCCGGGGCCTCAAGCCCGCTCCCAGTCCGGTGGCGGAGTACGCCTTGGCCCACGGGCTTCCCCTTTTGAAGCCCGAACGCCTTAAGGGGAACCGGGAGTTTCTGGAGGCCTTTAAGGCCGTGGCCCCGGAGGTGGCGGTAACCGCCGCTTACGGCAAGATCCTTCCCAAGGAGGTCCTCGAGGTTCCCCCCTGGGGGTTCTTGAACCTCCATCCCTCCCTTCTTCCCAAGTACCGCGGCCCGGCCCCGGTGCCCTGGGCCCTCATCCACGGGGAAAGGGAGACCGGGGTGGCCATCATGAAGACCGAGGAGGGCCTGGACACCGGCCCCCTTTACGCCCTTTGGCGTACGGAGATAGGCCCCGAGGAGGATGCGGTGGCCCTTTCCGAGCGCCTTAGGGACAAGGGCATCGAGCTTCTCCTTTGGGTCTTGGAAAACCTTCCCCACCTCACCCCCGCGCCCCAGGAGGGCGAGCCCTCCTATGCCCCTCTCCTTACCAAGGAGGAGGGGCGTATCCGCTTTGCGGATAGCGCCCAGGCCATCTACAACCGCCACCGGGGGGTGCAGCCCTGGCCGGGAAGCTACTTCTTCCACGGGGGCAGGCGGGTGAAGGTCCTAAAGATGCGCCCCGAGCCGGGGGCGGGGGAGCCTGGGGTGGTGCTGGGAGTAGACCGGGAAGGGGTCTTGGTGGGTACCGGGGAGGGAGCCATCCGGCTTTTGGAGGTCCAGCCCGAGGGAAAGCGCCCCATGCCTGCGGCCGACTGGGCGCGGGGGTATGGGGTGGGGCCGGGTACCCGCTTGGAATGA